Proteins encoded in a region of the Balneola sp. genome:
- the folB gene encoding dihydroneopterin aldolase codes for MDKLVLKGLKFRGYHGFYDKERVDGNDFEVDLTFHLSLEDAGVSDELEKTIDYSIAQKIVAEVIEGKSKKLIEHLAYLIGECLTNEIESANSVEVTLRKLNPPMPGICEYSEVTLSWPR; via the coding sequence ATGGACAAACTCGTTTTAAAAGGCCTCAAATTCCGAGGCTATCACGGGTTTTATGATAAGGAACGAGTTGATGGAAATGATTTTGAGGTAGACCTCACCTTTCATCTTTCATTAGAAGATGCCGGAGTATCAGATGAGCTTGAAAAAACCATTGATTACTCAATTGCTCAAAAAATAGTAGCCGAAGTAATAGAAGGGAAATCTAAAAAGTTGATTGAGCATTTGGCATATCTGATAGGAGAATGTTTAACAAATGAAATCGAATCAGCAAACTCAGTTGAAGTAACACTTCGAAAATTGAACCCACCTATGCCAGGTATTTGCGAATATTCTGAAGTGACATTGTCATGGCCAAGGTAA
- the dnaA gene encoding chromosomal replication initiator protein DnaA: MQENIAEAAWGKCLEIIKDNISYQKYKSWFEPIKPINLVDNTLTIQVPSQFWYEWLEEHYYNMLRSTLAKVLGPEGKLEYSILMEKSEQFENNRSVRLPQRPMPPIQAQQIQGYPENYPERIENPFVIPGIRKTKIDSNLNSSYVFERYIEGDCNRLARSAAMAIADNPGNNSFNPFFIYGPTGLGKTHLIQSIGNRIKQKYSDDKSVLYISSEAFTNEFVHAIRNNRASEFSMFYRNIDVLIVDDIQFFSGKEKTQEEFFHIFNALHQDGKQIVLSSDRAPKDVPDIQERLISRFSWGLSADLQMPEYETRYAILERKANDNGIEIDPEIVEFIAHNFKSNVRDLEGAIIKLLAHASLQNIDDIDLAMAKRVLKDMVKESHTQISIESIQNYVCDYFGIDTNKVREKTRKQEIVEARQIAMYLSKRFTKSSLKTIGLHFGGRDHSTVIHAISTVEERMSTSPKHKRILEELHQRIEVASL, from the coding sequence TTGCAAGAAAATATAGCTGAGGCAGCTTGGGGAAAATGCCTGGAAATTATTAAAGACAATATTAGCTATCAGAAGTATAAATCCTGGTTTGAACCAATTAAGCCAATAAACCTTGTCGACAATACACTGACTATACAAGTACCGAGTCAATTTTGGTATGAGTGGCTTGAGGAACACTACTATAATATGCTTCGCTCAACCTTAGCTAAAGTCTTAGGGCCAGAGGGCAAACTTGAATACTCTATATTAATGGAGAAATCTGAACAGTTTGAGAATAATCGTTCTGTACGTCTTCCTCAACGACCTATGCCTCCAATTCAGGCTCAACAAATCCAGGGTTATCCTGAAAATTATCCTGAAAGAATTGAGAATCCCTTTGTGATTCCAGGAATCAGAAAGACCAAGATAGATTCCAACCTAAATAGCTCATACGTATTTGAGCGTTATATAGAAGGAGACTGTAATCGATTGGCAAGATCAGCCGCTATGGCAATTGCTGACAATCCCGGAAATAACTCCTTCAATCCATTTTTCATTTACGGTCCAACCGGTTTAGGAAAAACGCACCTAATTCAAAGTATTGGCAACCGTATAAAGCAGAAGTATTCTGATGATAAGTCAGTTCTATATATATCATCGGAAGCATTTACTAATGAATTTGTACACGCGATTAGAAACAACCGCGCTAGTGAGTTTTCTATGTTCTATCGCAATATTGATGTACTTATTGTTGATGACATCCAATTCTTTAGCGGGAAGGAGAAAACTCAGGAGGAGTTCTTTCATATTTTCAATGCTCTACATCAGGACGGAAAACAAATTGTACTAAGTAGCGATAGGGCGCCAAAGGATGTTCCAGATATCCAGGAGCGATTAATTTCAAGATTTAGCTGGGGATTAAGCGCTGATTTACAGATGCCGGAATACGAAACCCGTTATGCTATTCTTGAGCGAAAGGCTAATGATAACGGAATCGAAATTGATCCGGAGATTGTGGAGTTCATTGCTCATAATTTCAAATCCAATGTTCGTGATCTGGAAGGGGCTATTATCAAACTTTTGGCTCACGCCTCCCTTCAAAATATCGATGACATAGATTTGGCTATGGCCAAACGTGTGTTAAAGGATATGGTCAAAGAATCTCATACTCAGATTTCCATCGAGTCTATTCAAAACTATGTATGTGACTACTTTGGAATAGATACCAACAAAGTGAGAGAAAAAACCAGAAAGCAGGAAATTGTAGAGGCCCGACAAATTGCGATGTATCTGTCTAAGCGATTTACAAAATCCAGCTTGAAAACTATTGGTCTTCATTTTGGAGGAAGAGATCACTCAACAGTTATCCATGCTATTTCTACTGTTGAGGAAAGAATGAGCACAAGCCCCAAGCATAAAAGAATTCTGGAAGAACTTCATCAGCGTATCGAAGTAGCCAGTCTTTAA
- the prmC gene encoding peptide chain release factor N(5)-glutamine methyltransferase codes for MTSTPNEWTILSVLEWGTSYFEKKGVNNPRLSIEWLLAHILGMKRLNLYLIFDRPVSAEELQEIKPLIKRRASHEPLQYIVGETDFYNTRIKVTPDVLIPRPETEELVEQVLTSHKKGDELTVLDIGTGSGCIPIALKKNAKSWSVFGTDISSSALKIAKQNAALNDVEISFFEDDLFNSMAFVDKQFDIIISNPPYILREEESSLDDEVKNFEPDTALFCDSTQEMYQALFDFADRFLVSGGTLYLELNARTATEVDIIFENENWTASILKDLGEKPRFLVAKKI; via the coding sequence ATGACAAGCACTCCCAACGAGTGGACTATACTCTCTGTTCTGGAGTGGGGAACATCTTATTTTGAAAAGAAAGGGGTTAACAACCCAAGGTTAAGTATAGAGTGGCTTTTGGCTCATATACTTGGGATGAAGAGGTTGAATCTCTATCTCATTTTCGATCGGCCTGTAAGTGCAGAAGAGCTTCAGGAAATCAAGCCCCTTATTAAAAGGAGAGCTAGCCACGAGCCCTTGCAATATATAGTTGGGGAAACAGACTTTTATAACACAAGAATTAAAGTTACTCCTGATGTATTAATTCCACGCCCTGAAACAGAAGAGCTGGTTGAACAAGTTCTTACTAGTCATAAAAAAGGCGATGAATTAACAGTACTAGATATAGGTACTGGTTCAGGGTGCATCCCAATTGCTCTGAAGAAGAATGCTAAATCCTGGAGCGTTTTTGGAACAGACATCTCTTCAAGTGCACTGAAAATTGCAAAACAAAATGCTGCTCTTAATGATGTAGAGATTTCATTTTTTGAAGACGATTTATTTAACAGTATGGCATTTGTTGATAAACAATTTGACATCATTATTTCGAACCCCCCTTATATATTAAGAGAAGAAGAATCCTCATTGGATGATGAAGTAAAAAACTTTGAGCCGGATACTGCTTTATTCTGTGACTCTACTCAGGAAATGTATCAGGCTCTCTTCGACTTTGCAGATAGATTTCTTGTGTCTGGTGGTACTCTTTATCTAGAGTTAAATGCAAGAACAGCAACTGAGGTTGATATTATTTTCGAAAATGAAAATTGGACTGCTTCGATTTTAAAAGACCTTGGCGAAAAGCCTCGTTTCCTGGTGGCGAAAAAAATTTAA
- a CDS encoding HAD family hydrolase has translation MSEQHPWIILFDIDGTLLTVDRNFNRPLLRSIIDNLEINYPDMEKDPFSGRTDFDIITSFLVNHGFDQNLYNRFKEIYLLRLEQEIKAEHILRHEYIDEAIDYFSGNGFVRGLLTGNFPSAAQVKLKVAGINQSFRFGAFGEYHKDRNILPELALEWVKENLSIHNPDPSRFIIIGDTPRDVLCAKHSGMRCVSVTTGKFSEGQLKEYGPDMILDNLSEPDKWFKKLVNGSS, from the coding sequence TTGTCTGAGCAACATCCCTGGATTATCCTATTCGATATAGACGGTACCTTACTAACGGTAGATAGGAACTTTAATCGTCCCCTATTAAGAAGCATAATTGATAATTTGGAAATCAATTACCCTGATATGGAAAAAGATCCATTTTCCGGGAGAACCGATTTCGATATTATTACTTCGTTTCTTGTAAACCACGGCTTTGATCAGAATCTGTATAATAGATTCAAAGAGATATATCTTCTCAGGCTAGAACAGGAAATAAAAGCTGAGCACATACTTCGGCATGAATACATAGACGAGGCCATAGATTACTTCTCAGGAAATGGCTTTGTGCGGGGGCTTTTGACAGGAAATTTCCCTTCAGCAGCTCAGGTAAAACTAAAAGTTGCCGGAATTAATCAATCCTTCAGGTTTGGAGCTTTTGGAGAATATCATAAAGACAGGAATATACTTCCAGAATTGGCTCTGGAATGGGTAAAGGAAAACTTATCTATTCACAATCCTGATCCTTCCAGGTTCATTATAATTGGTGATACTCCACGGGATGTTTTATGTGCCAAGCATTCGGGAATGAGATGCGTATCTGTAACTACGGGTAAGTTCAGCGAGGGCCAACTAAAGGAATATGGGCCCGATATGATTTTAGATAATCTATCAGAGCCCGATAAGTGGTTTAAAAAACTAGTGAATGGAAGCAGCTGA
- a CDS encoding phosphopyruvate hydratase yields MSFIEDINARQIIDSRGNPTIEVDVILDSGAMGRAAVPSGASTGEHEAVELRDGDKEVFLGKGVTKAVENVNDTIAGELEGLPVFNQTELDALLLEIDGTSNKGKLGANAILGVSLACAKAASSELGMPLWRYVGGVNAKVMPLPMMNIINGGSHADNSVDLQEFMIMPAGAESFSHALQIGAEIFHTLKKVLGEKGYSTAVGDEGGFAPNLKSNEEALEVIMSAIEKAGYTPKDDVLIALDPASSEFYNKESGLYEFKWSDGSKKDTDAMVEFWANWVDKYPIISIEDGMAEDDWDAWKKLTEAVGSKVQLVGDDLFVTNTERLATGIERGIANSILIKVNQIGTLTETLDAIEMAHKNSYTSVISHRSGETEDVTIADLSVATNAGQIKTGSMSRTDRIAKYNQLLRIEEELADSAIFLGHDAFGL; encoded by the coding sequence ATGAGTTTTATAGAAGATATTAACGCCCGCCAGATTATAGATTCGCGCGGGAATCCCACCATTGAAGTAGACGTTATTCTGGATTCGGGAGCGATGGGTAGAGCGGCTGTTCCTTCAGGGGCTTCTACCGGAGAACATGAAGCTGTTGAGCTTAGAGATGGGGATAAAGAAGTTTTTCTGGGTAAAGGTGTTACCAAAGCGGTAGAAAATGTAAACGATACTATTGCAGGCGAACTTGAAGGGCTGCCTGTTTTTAACCAAACAGAATTAGATGCTCTTCTACTAGAAATTGATGGGACCTCAAATAAAGGCAAGCTTGGCGCTAATGCTATTCTTGGTGTTTCACTGGCATGTGCAAAAGCAGCTTCGAGCGAACTTGGTATGCCTCTCTGGAGATATGTTGGAGGAGTAAACGCTAAAGTAATGCCCCTTCCTATGATGAATATTATAAACGGAGGCTCCCACGCTGATAATAGCGTAGATCTACAGGAATTTATGATTATGCCTGCAGGCGCAGAATCTTTTTCTCATGCTCTTCAGATAGGAGCTGAGATTTTCCACACACTTAAAAAAGTGTTAGGAGAAAAAGGATACAGTACAGCAGTTGGAGATGAAGGTGGTTTTGCTCCTAACCTAAAGTCTAATGAAGAAGCACTTGAAGTAATTATGTCTGCTATTGAGAAAGCAGGCTATACTCCAAAAGACGATGTACTCATCGCACTTGACCCTGCCTCTTCTGAGTTTTATAACAAAGAGTCAGGACTTTATGAATTCAAATGGAGTGATGGTTCTAAGAAAGACACCGATGCTATGGTTGAGTTCTGGGCAAATTGGGTTGATAAGTATCCAATTATATCGATTGAAGACGGAATGGCTGAAGATGATTGGGACGCCTGGAAAAAACTAACTGAGGCTGTTGGCAGTAAAGTTCAATTAGTTGGAGATGATTTATTTGTAACCAACACTGAGCGACTTGCCACCGGTATCGAAAGAGGTATTGCCAATTCTATACTTATAAAGGTAAACCAAATTGGTACCCTCACAGAAACCCTCGATGCTATCGAGATGGCTCATAAAAATAGCTATACTTCCGTTATCTCTCACCGCTCTGGTGAAACTGAGGATGTAACTATCGCAGATTTATCGGTAGCAACCAATGCAGGACAAATCAAAACCGGTTCAATGAGCCGTACAGATCGAATTGCAAAGTATAATCAGCTTCTTCGCATTGAAGAAGAATTGGCTGATTCGGCAATCTTTCTGGGGCACGACGCCTTTGGTTTATAG
- a CDS encoding amidohydrolase has product MKYILVLLLLVIPFTNTMGQEEELRMGFEEYEPISTLVVPENPTTFAKFPFIDVHSHLRRMGTMDLKKTALEMDSLNMRVLVNLSGRSGDALKEMVDAAEAQAPGRFIVFANIDFSGMDDPDWTERTVAQLEEDVRNGAKGLKIFKNLGLTVTDSNGNRIRTDDPRIDPVWALCGELGIPVLIHTGEPAVFWAPIDENNERWLEMKQFPSRHRGDTTRYPSWEVVMQEQWNMFKKHPNTTFINAHFGWMANDLESLGKHLDEFPNVYTEIAAIIAELGRQPRFAREFFIKYQDRILFGKDTYRPQEFHTYFRVLESNDEYFDYFRKRHAFWKMYGLGLPDEVLEKVYYKNALRLIPGIDPSLFVEN; this is encoded by the coding sequence ATGAAATACATATTGGTACTCCTCTTACTCGTCATCCCTTTCACAAATACAATGGGTCAGGAAGAAGAACTTAGAATGGGTTTCGAAGAATATGAACCCATATCTACCCTTGTTGTACCAGAGAATCCCACAACATTTGCAAAGTTCCCGTTTATTGATGTCCATAGCCACCTTCGACGAATGGGTACCATGGATTTGAAAAAAACTGCTTTAGAAATGGATAGCCTGAATATGAGAGTACTGGTCAATTTGAGTGGCCGTTCCGGAGACGCTTTAAAGGAAATGGTTGATGCGGCAGAAGCTCAAGCACCAGGGAGGTTCATTGTTTTTGCTAATATCGATTTTAGCGGAATGGATGACCCTGACTGGACCGAACGAACAGTAGCTCAACTAGAAGAAGATGTACGTAATGGAGCCAAGGGATTAAAGATTTTCAAAAATTTGGGACTTACTGTTACCGACTCAAACGGAAATAGAATTAGAACTGATGATCCTAGAATCGACCCGGTTTGGGCATTATGTGGAGAGCTTGGTATTCCCGTATTAATCCATACCGGAGAGCCTGCTGTATTCTGGGCTCCTATTGATGAAAATAATGAGCGCTGGCTTGAGATGAAGCAATTTCCAAGCAGGCACAGAGGCGACACTACCCGATATCCAAGTTGGGAAGTAGTGATGCAGGAACAATGGAATATGTTCAAGAAGCACCCAAATACTACGTTCATTAACGCCCACTTTGGGTGGATGGCAAATGATCTGGAAAGCCTTGGTAAACATCTTGATGAATTCCCAAATGTATATACCGAAATCGCCGCTATTATTGCTGAATTAGGTCGCCAGCCCCGATTTGCCCGTGAGTTCTTTATCAAGTACCAGGATCGTATACTCTTTGGTAAGGATACCTACCGGCCGCAGGAATTCCATACTTATTTCAGGGTATTAGAATCGAATGATGAGTACTTCGATTATTTCAGAAAACGTCACGCTTTCTGGAAAATGTATGGCTTGGGACTTCCGGATGAAGTGCTGGAAAAAGTCTACTATAAAAATGCACTTCGCCTTATTCCTGGTATTGATCCCTCTCTATTTGTTGAAAATTAA